A genomic segment from Diospyros lotus cultivar Yz01 chromosome 5, ASM1463336v1, whole genome shotgun sequence encodes:
- the LOC127802361 gene encoding regulator of nonsense transcripts UPF3-like isoform X2, giving the protein MKGASDRTKVVVRQLPPTISEAAFAQQIDGRFPGRYNWVSFHPGRSSQKHQSYSRAYIDFKTPEDVVDFAEFFDGHVFVNEKGAQLKAIVEYAPSQRVPKECSKKDGREGTIFKDPEYLEFLESIAKPVEYLPSAEIQLERREAERSAAAKDAPIVTPLMDFVRQRRASKGGTGRSLSNGKLNRKTAGSSSGNVSSSSRRGSKKSTAMYVLRDPAKSASGKDKSTSIVLSKSDDQQPSDKSVTLAAASGTEVFEEEVGISGGTHTPKKKILLLKGKEKEIPLVAGLQKSATSVKSSLGSSPVKQNQQREASGRIIRSILLNKDARQSQSSSAVHSEQQSKFSNLEKEKRPPRPQNFQLFSKDTNGALEDKVIGDESHGFPSEKHDRHTRNKDRPDRGVWAPLRRSDGAPASVESLSLSASRSMRLQPNSAEGGPYLTMVQVMEKQKLTWQMQGVGRSKLLAVGV; this is encoded by the exons ATGAAGGGCGCGTCAGATCGAACCAAGGTGGTGGTCCGGCAGTTGCCGCCGACGATTTCGGAGGCCGCGTTCGCCCAGCAAATCGACGGCCGCTTTCCTGGGCGCTACAACTGGGTTTCTTTCCACCCCGGCAGGAGCAG CCAGAAGCATCAATCGTATTCTAGAGCCTACATTGACTTCAAGACACCTGAGGATGTTGTTGATTTTGCTGAGTTCTTTGATGGACATGTTTTTGTCAATGAGAAGG GTGCTCAACTTAAAGCAATTGTTGAGTATGCCCCCTCACAACGTGTTCCAAAGGAGTGCTCCAAGAAAGACGGGCGTGAAGGGACCATATTTAAAG ATCCTGAGTATCTTGAGTTCCTTGAATCTATTGCAAAGCCCGTGGAATATCTTCCTAGTGCAGAGATACAACTAGAGAGAAGGGAAGCTGAACGATCTG cTGCTGCAAAGGATGCTCCTATAGTCACACCACTGATGGATTTTGTTCGTCAGAGAAGAGCTTCCAAGGGTGGAACTGGG AGGTCTTTGTCCAATGGGAAGCTAAACAGAAAAACTGCTGGATCATCATCTGGAAATGTCAGTTCTTCATCAAGAAGAGGTTCCAAGAAGTCTACAGCGATG TATGTTTTACGGGATCCTGCAAAGAGTGCAAGTGGAAAAGACAAATCTACAAGCATTGTGCTCTCCAAAAGTGATGACCAGCAGCCATCTGACAAGTCTGTTACTTTAGCTGCTGCATCTGGAACTGAGGTCTTTGAAGAGGAAGTTG GAATATCGGGAGGCACTCATACACCAAAGAAGAAAATCCTGCTTTTGaagggaaaagagaaagaaattccTCTT GTGGCTGGACTGCAGAAGAGTGCAACATCTGTTAAAAGTTCACTTGGTTCAAGTCCTGTTAAACAAAACCAGCAACGTGAAGCCAGTGGAAGGATAATTAGAAGCATACTTCTAAACAAGGATGCTCGCCAAAGTCAATCATCATCTGCAGTTCATTCTGAACAGCAATCCAAGTTCTCAAATCTGGAAAAGGAGAAAAGGCCTCCTCGACCCCAGAATTTTCAACTATTCTCAAAGGATACCAACGGAGCACTGGAAGACAAGGTTATTGGGGATGAGTCACATGGTTTTCCCAGTGAGAAGCATGACAGACATACAAGGAACAAGGATAGGCCTGACCGCGGTGTTTGGGCTCCCCTTCGCCGTTCAGATGGAGCTCCTGCTAGTGTTGAATCTTTATCTTTGTCTGCTTCTCGGTCTATGCGGTTACAGCCTAATTCTGCCGAAGGTGGTCCTTACTTGACCATGGT CCAGgttatggagaaacaaaaaTTGACATGGCAAATGCAAGGAGTGGGGAGGTCAAAACTGTTGGCGGTGGGCGTGTGA
- the LOC127802500 gene encoding elongation factor 1-gamma, with translation MALVLHAGKGKNVFKTLIAAEYCGIKVELAQNFEMGVSNKTPEFIKMNPIGKVPVLETPDGAIFESNAIARYVCRLKSDSPLYGSSLIEYGHIEQWIDFASLEIDANLLIWFRPRFGYASYLPPAEEAAISALKRALGALNSYLASNTYLVGHAVTLADIIMTCNLYLGFTVLMTKSFTSEFPHVERYFWTMVNQPNFSKILGEVKQTEKVPPVSSSKKPSQPKEATKTKPKDEPKKEAKKEPEKPKAEADEEEEAPKPKPKNPLDLLPPSKMILDEWKRLYSNTKTNFREVAIKGFWDMYDPEGYSLWFCNYKYNDENTVSFVTLNKVSGFLQRMDLVRKYAFGKMLVIGSEPPFKVKGLWLFRGPEIPQFVLNECYDMELYDWTKVDISDEAQKERVNQMIEDFEPFEGESLLDAKCFK, from the exons ATGGCGCTG GTCTTGCATGCAGGGAAAGGCAAAAATGTTTTCAAGACTCTCATTGCTGCAGAGTACTGTGGCATCAAAGTTGAACTTGCCCAGAATTTTGAGATGGGAGTTTCAAATAAAACCCCAGAGTTTATTAAGATGAACCCTATTGGGAAG GTTCCTGTATTGGAGACCCCAGATGGTGCCATCTTTGAGAGCAATGCAATTGCCCGTTATG TTTGTCGTTTGAAATCTGACAGTCCTCTTTATGGCTCTTCACTAATAGAATAT GGGCATATTGAACAATGGATTGACTTTGCCTCACTGGAGATTGATGCTAATTTGCTTATCTGGTTTAGACCAAGATTTGGATATGCGTCTTACCTTCCTCCG GCTGAAGAAGCTGCTATTTCTGCATTGAAAAGAGCTCTTGGTGCCTTGAACTCGTATTTGGCTTCAAACACTTACCTGGTTGGGCATGCTGTGACCCTGGCTGACATTATCATGACATGTAACTTGTATTTAGGATTCACAGTGCTCATGACTAAGAGCTTTACCTCCGAGTTCCCTCATGTTGAGAGATACTTTTGGACCATGGTTAATCAACCAAATTTCAGCAAGATATTGGGTGAGGTAAAGCAGACAGAAAAGGTCCCTCCTGTTTCATCATCAAAGAAGCCTTCCCAGCCAAAAGAAGCTACTAAAACAAAGCCTAAAGATGAGCCTAAGAAAGAAGCCAAGAAGGAACCAGAAAAGCCCAAAGCTGAAGCtgacgaggaggaggaggcaccaAAACCCAAGCCTAAGAATCCTCTCGATCTACTGCCCCCAAGTAAAATGATACTGGATGAGTGGAAGAGGCTCTACTCGAATACCAAGACCAATTTCCGTGAAGTTGCAATCAAAG GTTTTTGGGACATGTACGATCCCGAGGGATACTCACTCTGGTTCTGCAATTACAAGTACAATGATGAGAATACTGTTTCATTTGTAACACTGAACAAGGTCAGTGGATTTCTCCAAAGGATGGACCTCGTACGCAAGTATGCCTTTGGGAAGATGTTGGTTATTGGATCGGAGCCCCCCTTCAAGGTGAAGGGACTTTGGCTCTTCCGTGGCCCCGAAATTCCCCAATTTGTACTCAACGAATGCTACGACATGGAGCTTTATGATTGGACCAAGGTCGACATATCGGATGAAGCCCAGAAGGAGAGGGTCAACCAGATGATAGAAGATTTCGAGCCCTTCGAGGGGGAGAGCCTTTTGGATGCCAAGTGCTTTAAGTGA
- the LOC127802361 gene encoding regulator of nonsense transcripts UPF3-like isoform X1, whose product MKGASDRTKVVVRQLPPTISEAAFAQQIDGRFPGRYNWVSFHPGRSSQKHQSYSRAYIDFKTPEDVVDFAEFFDGHVFVNEKGAQLKAIVEYAPSQRVPKECSKKDGREGTIFKDPEYLEFLESIAKPVEYLPSAEIQLERREAERSAAAKDAPIVTPLMDFVRQRRASKGGTGRSLSNGKLNRKTAGSSSGNVSSSSRRGSKKSTAMYVLRDPAKSASGKDKSTSIVLSKSDDQQPSDKSVTLAAASGTEVFEEEVGISGGTHTPKKKILLLKGKEKEIPLVAGLQKSATSVKSSLGSSPVKQNQQREASGRIIRSILLNKDARQSQSSSAVHSEQQSKFSNLEKEKRPPRPQNFQLFSKDTNGALEDKVIGDESHGFPSEKHDRHTRNKDRPDRGVWAPLRRSDGAPASVESLSLSASRSMRLQPNSAEGYGETKIDMANARSGEVKTVGGGRVSDNGFHKHSGRRGLVHGVKDTDRSSILSEGKPLKRGGSSAHGSHEKQVWVQKSSAGS is encoded by the exons ATGAAGGGCGCGTCAGATCGAACCAAGGTGGTGGTCCGGCAGTTGCCGCCGACGATTTCGGAGGCCGCGTTCGCCCAGCAAATCGACGGCCGCTTTCCTGGGCGCTACAACTGGGTTTCTTTCCACCCCGGCAGGAGCAG CCAGAAGCATCAATCGTATTCTAGAGCCTACATTGACTTCAAGACACCTGAGGATGTTGTTGATTTTGCTGAGTTCTTTGATGGACATGTTTTTGTCAATGAGAAGG GTGCTCAACTTAAAGCAATTGTTGAGTATGCCCCCTCACAACGTGTTCCAAAGGAGTGCTCCAAGAAAGACGGGCGTGAAGGGACCATATTTAAAG ATCCTGAGTATCTTGAGTTCCTTGAATCTATTGCAAAGCCCGTGGAATATCTTCCTAGTGCAGAGATACAACTAGAGAGAAGGGAAGCTGAACGATCTG cTGCTGCAAAGGATGCTCCTATAGTCACACCACTGATGGATTTTGTTCGTCAGAGAAGAGCTTCCAAGGGTGGAACTGGG AGGTCTTTGTCCAATGGGAAGCTAAACAGAAAAACTGCTGGATCATCATCTGGAAATGTCAGTTCTTCATCAAGAAGAGGTTCCAAGAAGTCTACAGCGATG TATGTTTTACGGGATCCTGCAAAGAGTGCAAGTGGAAAAGACAAATCTACAAGCATTGTGCTCTCCAAAAGTGATGACCAGCAGCCATCTGACAAGTCTGTTACTTTAGCTGCTGCATCTGGAACTGAGGTCTTTGAAGAGGAAGTTG GAATATCGGGAGGCACTCATACACCAAAGAAGAAAATCCTGCTTTTGaagggaaaagagaaagaaattccTCTT GTGGCTGGACTGCAGAAGAGTGCAACATCTGTTAAAAGTTCACTTGGTTCAAGTCCTGTTAAACAAAACCAGCAACGTGAAGCCAGTGGAAGGATAATTAGAAGCATACTTCTAAACAAGGATGCTCGCCAAAGTCAATCATCATCTGCAGTTCATTCTGAACAGCAATCCAAGTTCTCAAATCTGGAAAAGGAGAAAAGGCCTCCTCGACCCCAGAATTTTCAACTATTCTCAAAGGATACCAACGGAGCACTGGAAGACAAGGTTATTGGGGATGAGTCACATGGTTTTCCCAGTGAGAAGCATGACAGACATACAAGGAACAAGGATAGGCCTGACCGCGGTGTTTGGGCTCCCCTTCGCCGTTCAGATGGAGCTCCTGCTAGTGTTGAATCTTTATCTTTGTCTGCTTCTCGGTCTATGCGGTTACAGCCTAATTCTGCCGAAG gttatggagaaacaaaaaTTGACATGGCAAATGCAAGGAGTGGGGAGGTCAAAACTGTTGGCGGTGGGCGTGTGAGTGATAATG GTTTCCATAAACACAGTGGTCGTAGGGGTCTTGTTCATGGTGTGAAGGATACTGATAGGTCCTCTATCTTAAGTGAAGGGAAGCCCTTGAAGAGAGGAGGTTCTTCTGCCCATGGTTCCCATGAG AAACAAGTGTGGGTTCAAAAGTCAAGTGCTGGTTCTTAG